One part of the bacterium genome encodes these proteins:
- a CDS encoding IS110 family transposase, which translates to RRSLTKLFAEAPPSRVVMEVGTHSPWISRLAAAPGHEVVVANARNVSYITRSSRKSDKVDAESLARLGRTDPKLLSPIRHRSEQAQGDLAVIRARAAVVEMRTKAVNAARGLAKSMGERLAKCDADRVGPHLVAGHSELLQRALSGLLGQVEELTATLRDYDQEIARMAKSEYPETGRLAKVYGVADLVSLTYVLTLEDPARFERSREVGPYLGLRPREGQSAEYQPQLRITKEGDRYLRWLLVQSAHCVMKKNAPDSDLKRWGEQLAARGGKNAKKRAVVAVARKLAVLLHRLWVTGEEYQPLYNAQRQSAKKQSAKKAA; encoded by the coding sequence CCGGAGGAGTCTGACGAAACTGTTCGCCGAAGCACCGCCGAGCCGGGTAGTGATGGAAGTGGGGACGCATTCGCCGTGGATCAGCCGGCTGGCGGCGGCGCCCGGGCACGAGGTGGTGGTGGCCAACGCGCGGAACGTGTCGTACATCACCCGGAGCAGCCGAAAGAGCGACAAGGTGGACGCGGAGTCGCTGGCGCGGTTGGGGCGGACCGACCCCAAGCTGCTCTCGCCGATCCGGCACCGGAGCGAGCAGGCGCAGGGGGATTTGGCGGTGATTCGAGCGCGGGCGGCAGTGGTGGAGATGCGGACGAAAGCGGTGAACGCGGCGCGAGGGCTGGCCAAGTCGATGGGGGAGCGGCTGGCGAAGTGTGACGCGGACCGGGTGGGGCCCCATTTGGTGGCCGGCCACAGCGAGCTGCTGCAACGGGCCTTGAGTGGGTTGTTGGGGCAAGTGGAGGAACTGACGGCCACGCTGCGGGATTACGACCAGGAGATTGCGCGGATGGCGAAGAGCGAGTATCCAGAGACCGGGCGGTTGGCGAAGGTCTACGGAGTAGCGGACCTGGTGTCACTGACCTATGTGTTGACTCTCGAGGACCCGGCGCGGTTCGAGCGGAGCCGGGAAGTGGGGCCGTACTTGGGGCTGCGGCCGCGGGAGGGGCAATCGGCGGAATACCAGCCGCAGTTACGGATCACCAAGGAAGGGGACCGGTATCTGCGGTGGCTGCTGGTGCAGTCGGCGCATTGTGTGATGAAGAAGAACGCGCCGGACTCGGACTTAAAGCGCTGGGGGGAGCAGTTGGCGGCGCGGGGCGGCAAGAATGCCAAGAAGCGGGCGGTGGTGGCGGTGGCGCGGAAACTGGCGGTGCTGTTGCACCGGCTGTGGGTTACCGGTGAGGAGTACCAGCCGCTCTACAATGCCCAGCGGCAGTCGGCGAAGAAGCAGTCGGCGAAGAAGGCCGCCTGA